ATTTTGCCATAATGTTTCCCCTTTCGGATTATAAAATATTTTTGGATAACCCGCAGCCGGGAGCCCCCGCTGCCAGCTGCGGAAAAGTTTCAATTCGTATGAATGACAGAGATTCGCCGTTCAGCGCAGAGCTTAGGCAATACCCATTAAATCACGTAAGAATTTCGGGATCTGCATTGCTTCTGTCGGTCCGACAATAACTTCCCAGTCTGGAAGCGCTTCAGCAACGTCGCCCTGTAATACAGCAACCTTACCTGGTAAGATAAGTTTTCTGCATTTTGTCTTGTCAGCAATGCCGCTTTCCTTGATGAAATCAGAGATAACGGAAGCACCGAATTTACCGGCAGCCCAGGCTGTAAGAACAGAGTAACCGCCAGCATCTGGAATAGCCAGGTAAGCAGGAACCTTAGAGCGTTCGATTTCGCCGGAAACTACGAAGTAGGACAGCGCGAAGTCAACGGTAACCAGTACAGGTGCGTTGTCGTCAGCTTTATTGAATTCGTAGATGGTCGGTTCGACACGCATTGGTTTCTGAGGATCGGTAAAGATGTTTTGTCTTAAGCCGAACAGCGGCAGAGCCTGTTTGAAATCCATATCGCTCATTACGATGATGGAGCCATAGCGCAGAACAAAAGCAGAAGCTAAGGCAACTTCCATCTGTTCGCAGCAGGCAAGCTTGTTAACAAATACAACTGAAGGATAGCCGAAGGTTCTGTCATCGCCCTTCAGAGTGTTGGTACGGATGGTTACAGCGTTGTTGTAAGCTTCTTTGACAGAGCTGTCGCCAACGTTCAGAACCAGGTTCTTGTAGCCAGCGGCTTCAATTTTTTCAACAACGTCATGTAATTCTTCGATTGAACCGGCAGAAACGCCCAGTACAACGTCAGCAGCTTTGGCAACTTCTACCATCGCGTCGGCGTTTGCAGGGGTAGCGCCCATTAAGATACCCTTAGCAGCCTTGATTGCTTCAGCGGCTTCCTTAGCCACATCAACATCTTCTACAACTGCCATTGGCACACGGCCCAGTTCGATCACTTTAGCGATCAGGTCTAAGAATTTAGCCTTGTCAGCAGCATAACGTACAGAAGCGACTTCTACACACATTAATTCGCCGATACGGTCATATTTAACAGCTTCTAAATGCGCTACCTTCTTGGCGATTTCATCGTCAGAATCGGCATCTGAGAATTCAACTGCGAATAAAGCCTTGCTGACATAAGTTTTTTCATGTCTGAATAATACGGTTTCGCCGCCCAGAGCACATTCTGTGTCGCCGGTTCCGATCTTGATTGTTTTCATCGGAGGAGCGGTAGCTTCAGATAACTGAGCTTTAGCTTCGTCTGTAATATACGGGCATTTGTCAATTTCTGCAGCGCCAGCGGCTACTTTCATTGAGAATGCCATACATGTAGGGAATCCACATTCCTTACAGTTTTTCTTAGGAGTCAGTTTAAAAATATCTAAACCTTTTACTGCCATTTTTTTGCGCCTACCTTTCCTAACCTACTAACTCTTTGATAAAGTTTTTAATCACTTTAGCTGATTCCGGATGTTTAACAATAACAGCGTTTGAGCCGCCGATTAAGCAAGAAGCTGCAGTGGAAACTTCCATAGCGATACCACGTTCTTCCTGATTTCCCCATTCAGGAGCTTCTTCTTCAGTGAATACGGCTTCTTTTACGCCCCAGGCTTCGTCGCCGACATTGGTCATGATTGGCATCTGCAGGTCGGTATCGTTCTGGCCTAAAGCAGCTAAACGGATACGGTCCATTGTAGAAGCAAC
This portion of the Eubacterium sp. 1001713B170207_170306_E7 genome encodes:
- the acsC gene encoding acetyl-CoA decarbonylase/synthase complex subunit gamma; the protein is MAVKGLDIFKLTPKKNCKECGFPTCMAFSMKVAAGAAEIDKCPYITDEAKAQLSEATAPPMKTIKIGTGDTECALGGETVLFRHEKTYVSKALFAVEFSDADSDDEIAKKVAHLEAVKYDRIGELMCVEVASVRYAADKAKFLDLIAKVIELGRVPMAVVEDVDVAKEAAEAIKAAKGILMGATPANADAMVEVAKAADVVLGVSAGSIEELHDVVEKIEAAGYKNLVLNVGDSSVKEAYNNAVTIRTNTLKGDDRTFGYPSVVFVNKLACCEQMEVALASAFVLRYGSIIVMSDMDFKQALPLFGLRQNIFTDPQKPMRVEPTIYEFNKADDNAPVLVTVDFALSYFVVSGEIERSKVPAYLAIPDAGGYSVLTAWAAGKFGASVISDFIKESGIADKTKCRKLILPGKVAVLQGDVAEALPDWEVIVGPTEAMQIPKFLRDLMGIA